A region of the Polaribacter sp. L3A8 genome:
GGTTAGTTACCTCTTATTTATTTGGTTTTTATAAGATTTATAGATACACAAGTGTACTAAGGGTTTTTACACTTTTAGGAAAGCAGTTTTTAATTTTTACTTTAGGATATTTTGCTTATTTCGGTATTTTTAAAGAGGGGAGCGTTGTAAATAATCAATTCTTAATTTTAACTTCAATATTAAGTACTATAACCATCTTTAAGTTTTTGTTTTTTTTCTTATTAAAAAAATACAGATCCCTTGGAAATAATTTTAGAACTACTGTCGTTCTAGGATTTGATGATTCTGCTAAAAAAGTAATTAAAATTTTTCAAAGCAAAGCTAATTTAGGTTATAAATACCTAGGTTTTTTTTCTGATAAAGAATCTAAATACTCTAATTATTTAGGTAAATTAAATGAATGTTTTAAATATATTTCCGAAAATTCGGTAGATGAAATTTACTGTTCATTATCCGTTTTAACTAAAGAACAAATTAAAGAATTAAATAAATTTGTTATCGAAAAAGGGATAGTTTTAAAACTAATTCCAGAGTCAAACGAGCTTTACAGTAAGAATCAAAGTGCAGAGTATTATGATGATACGCTGTTAGTTTTAAATGTAAATAAATTGCCATTTGAATTTGCTGAAAATTTTTATATTAAAAGAATTTTCGATATTTTTTTCTCTTTGTTTGTTTGTTTATTTGTACTCTCTTGGTTATGGCCAATTCTTTGGGTTTTAGTGAAATTAGAATCAAAAGGTCCCTTACTCTTTAAACAAAAAAGAGAAGGTATTAACGGTGAAGAATTTGTTTGTTACAAATTTAGGTCGATGAAAATAAATAAATTATCGGATAAAATACATGCTACAAAAAATGATGCTAGAGTAACAAAAATGGGAGCGTTTTTACGCAAAACAAGTATGGATGAATTGCCTCAGTTTTTTAATGTATTAGTTGGTGACATGAGTGTAGTTGGACCCAGACCACATTTAGAAAGTTTGTCTTTAGAGTATCAAAAAGATGTAGATGATTATTTAAAAAGACATATTGTAAAACCAGGAATTACGGGCTTAGCCCAAGTAAGTGGGTATAGAGGAGAAATAAAAAGAAGAACAGATATTAAAAATAGAGTAAGGTTAGATATTTTTTATATCGAGAATTGGTCATTTTTTCTAGATATCAAAATTATTTTACAGACCATTCTTAATGTTTTTAAAGGGGAAGAAAAGGCGTATTAGATGACCGAAAATGTTACACTTACAGCCACAATTGTTCTTTACAATGAAAATCTATCATTATTAAAAAAAACAATTGACTCTTTTTTAAAAATAAATTTAGATAAGAAACTTTTTTTAATTGATAATTCACCCTCAAATACGTTACAGAAACACTTTATTTCTCCTGAAATTGAATATGTTTTTGTTGGTAAAAACATAGGTTTTGGTAGTGCTCATAATTTAGTTTTAGATAAAGTTAATTCACAATTTCATTTAGTTTTAAATCCAGATATTGAGTTTGACTCTCTAATTATTCCTATTTTAATTAGTAAATTAGAAGAAGAAAAAGAGGTTGCTTTTATAACACCTAAAGTTATTTATTCAAATAAAGAAAAACAATACGTTTGTAGAAAACATCCAACTTTTTTTGATTTGATAAATAGAAAACTAAAGATCTCTAAAAATCAAATTTTAATAAACGAGTATAGAAATAAAGATTTATCAAAACCATTTTATCCAGAATTTATTCATGGTTGCTTTATGCTTTTTAAAACAGCCGATTTTAAAAATTTAAAAGGGTTCGATGAACGTTATTTCTTATATATGGAGGATGCTGATATTTGTAGGAAAATAGATGATTCAGGAAAAAAGAAACTATATTATCCAAACATAGAAATTATTCATCAACATCAAAAAGGTTCATCAAAAAATATTAAATTATTTTTTTATCACCTAGCATCCGCAATTAAATATTTTACAAAATGGGGATTTTAATACAATACGCTTTTGCCATCAATTAAGGTTTCCTTAAAAATGTCTTTCTAATCAAAGGGCAATCCAATTTTTTTAAAATATATTTGCAACAACAACACAACACAACAAACAATGAATGTACTTATTTTAGGTTCTGGAGGTAGAGAACACGCTTTTGCTATTAAATTATTAGAAAGTAAAAAAATTAATCAACTTTTTGTAGCGCCAGGAAATGCAGGGACAGATAAAATAGCAACCAACGTTAATATTAGTGTTACCGATTTTGAAGCTGTTAAGAAAATTACCTTAGAAAACGATATTAAAATGGTCGTTGTTGGTCCAGAAGTACCTTTGGTAGCTGGAGTTCACGATTTCTTTTTAGCGGATGAAGAATTGAAAAACATTCCGGTAATTGGACCTAAAAAAGACGGAGCTTTATTAGAAGGAAGTAAAGATTTCTCTAAGCAATTTATGCAAAAACACGGCGTTCCTACAGCGCGTTACCAATCTTTTACTAAAAAGAACTTAACCGATGGTTTTGCTTTCTTAGAAACCCTAGAACCACCTTACGTGTTAAAAGCAGATGGTTTAGCAGCAGGAAAAGGAGTGTTAATTTTAAACTCTTTAGAAGAAGCAAAAACCGAATTAGAAGAAATGGTTTCTAATCAGAAATTCGGAGATGCATCTACAACCGTGGTTATCGAAGAATTTTTAAAAGGAATAGAATTATCTGTCTTTGTGTTAACAGACGGAAAAAGTTATAAAATTTTACCTTCAGCCAAAGATTATAAAAGAATTGGCGAAGGAGATGCAGGTTTAAATACTGGTGGAATGGGCGCAATTTCTCCTGTACCATTTGCCGATAAAGCATTTTTAGATAAAGTAGAAGAATTGGTTGTAAAACCTACCATTGCTGGTTTACAAAAAGACGGCATCGATTATAGAGGTTTTATTTTTATTGGGTTAATGAATGATAATGGAAACCCTTCTGTGGTTGAGTACAATGTAAGAATGGGAGATCCAGAAACAGAAGTTGTATTACCAAGAATAAATTCTGATTTATTTGACTTATTCGAAGGTGTTGCACATCAAAATTTAAATGAAAAATCTTTTTCTGTAACAAATCAAACAGCAACAACGGTAATGTTGGTCGCTGGCGGATATCCAGAAGCCTACGAGAAAAACAAAGAAATTACAGGTTTCGATACTGTAGAAGAATCTTTCGTTTTTCATGCAGGTACTACCATTAAAGACAATAAAGTGGTTACAAACGGAGGTAGAGTTATGGCCGTAACTTCTTTCGGAGACACTATAGAAGAGGCTTTAGAAAAAAGTTACAGAAGTATAGATAAGATTCATTTCGATAAAATGAACTACAGAAAAGATATTGGTTTCGATTTAGTGTAGATGTTTTATTTGGGCGTTTTAACAGGCTTTCAACTATATCTTTTTTTTCAGAAAAAGAAAAAAAAGGATGCCGTTTCAATCCTTAACGCACATGTTTAAAATCAAAAATTTAGCCCTAAATTTTAATACGTATTAAAAAAATGGTAGCTTTAAATTGAACTAAAAATGAATGCTACCCAAAATAAAATAATTGTAGCTCCTTTAAATTGGGGCTTAGGGCATGCAACGCGTTGTGTGCCAATTATAAATGCGTTGTTAGAAAACAATTTTACACCAATAATTGCATCAGACGGAAATGCTTTCAACTTTTTAAGAAAAGAGTTTCCTAATTTAGAATATATAGAAATCCCAGCTTATAACATTTCTTACCATAGAAATTTAAAGTTGGGATTCATTTTTCAACTTCCTAGAATTATAAGTGTTGTTCGTAAAGAACATCAAATTATAAATAACTTTATTCTTAAAAATAAAGAGGTTGTTGGTCTTATTTCGGATAATAGATTCGGAGTAAGAAGCAACTTAATTCCTTCTGTGTATATTACACATCAAGTAAATGTCTTGTCTGGTAGTACAACTTTCCTTACAGGTTATTTTCATCAAAAAATAATTAAGAAGTTTGATGAATGTTGGATTCCTGATACAACAAATTCTACTTTTTCAGGAAAATTGTCATCAACCCAAAAAAATCTAAATACAAAATTTATAGGTGTTTTAAGCCGATTTAAAAAACAAGAATTACCCAAAAATATAGCGATTTTAGTCATTATTTCTGGACCAGAACCCAATAGAACTCTTTTAGAAAATAAATTGACTTCAGCCTTTAAAAACGATGCTAGAGATGTTGTTTTTGTTTTGGGTAAAGTAGAAGCTGTGCAAAAAAAATGGATTTCAGGTAATATTACTTTTTACAACTATGTACTTTCAGAAGAACTTCAAAATTTAATTAACTCTTGTGAGGTTGTTATTTGTAGGTCTGGTTATTCCTCTATAATGGATTTGGCTGTTTTAGATAAAAAAGTGTTTTTTATTCCTACTAAAAATCAAGATGAACAAGAATATTTAGCAGAATTTTTAGAAGCAAAAAAAATAGCTCCATTTGCTAAAACTGAAGATTTCTCTAAAGAAGAAATCTTAAAAACAGCAAACTATAAAGGTTTAAAAACAAATGAAACAAGATTAGATTCTAGCCTATTTAGCCTTTTCGAGCGTAAAAGAAAACTCTGATCCTTCTCCGTAAGTACTTTTTAACAAAATGGTTTCATCATGCGCTTCTATAATGTGTTTTACAATAGATAAGCCCAAACCAGAACCACCTTGCTCTCTAGATCTACTTTGGTCTACTCTGTAGAAACGTTCAAAAAGGCGAGAAAGATGTTGTGGTTTAATTCCTTCTCCATTATCAATGGTTTTTACAATAAATTTATTTTCGTTGTAGCTTTCTACGGTAACAATGGTGGTGCCATTGGGTTTCCCGTATTTAATAGAGTTAACCACTAAATTTATTAAAACTTGTTCAATTTTTTCTATATCACCTTTTACAAATAGAGGAAACTCATAAATTCTATCAAACTTTAAAATGATGTTTCTTTTTTTTGCTTTCATTTCAAACAAATCAAAAACATTTTGCACCAATTCTAAAATGTTAAAAACAACCTTTTTAGGTTTCATTCCATCATTTTCTAATTTGGCAATCATATCTAAATCTTTAATAACAGCAACCAGTCTTTCTACTCCTTTATTGGCTCTTTCTAGGTATTTTGTTCTAATTTCTTTGTCGTTTACAGCACCTTCAATTAAGGTTAAAATATAACCTTGTACGGTAAATAAAGGTGTTTTAAGTTCGTGTGCAACGTTGCCTAAAAAGTCTCTTCTAAAAGAATCTCTTTCGGTTAAACTTTTTATTTCTAGCCTTTTACCCTCTACAAAACGTTGCATTCTTTTAGATAGTTTTTCAATATCTGTAGTAACAGAATCTCTACGTAAGTCATTTACATTTAAGATAGAAACATCCTCATATATTTTTTTAAGACGTCTATAAATAAAATGTTCCGTTCTATATTGAATGATAAAAAAAGAGATGATAAAAAGCGTAAGAATAGCTATAACAATGGTACATATCCCTAATTCTTTTGTAAATAGAAAATAAGAAACAAGCGCAATTGTTGAAGACAGTAAGGTTAAATATACTGCAGACCAAAGCGCATAAGAGTATGTTTTTTTAAATTTCATGAAGGCAATTTTAATGTTCTGCTCCTTCTAAAACAAACTTATAACCGACTCCTTTTACGGTTTTAAAGTGATCGTCACCAATTTTTTCTCTCAGTTTTCTAATGTGTACATCAATAGTTCTACCACCAACAACAACTTCATTTCCCCAAACGGTATCTAAAATAACTTCTCTCTTAAAAACTTTACCTGGTTTAGAAGTTAATAAAGAGAATAATTCAAATTCTTTCCTTGGTAAAGAAATTCTTTTACCTGCTTTGTAAACTACATATTCATCTCTGTCAATAACAATATCTCCTATTTTAAAGGTTTCTTCGCTATCTTTTTCAGTTTTTAGTCTACGTAAAAGAGATTTTACCTTGCTTACTAAAACTTTTGGTTTTATCGGTTTTGTAATATAATCATCAGCACCTGCCTCAAAACCAGCTACTTGAGAGTAGTCTTCGCCTCTTGCGGTTAAGAAAGAAATAATAACATTCTCTAGCGTTTTAATTTTTCTAATTTTCTCACAAGCTTCTATTCCATCCATTTCTGGCATCATAATATCTAATAAAATTAGATGTGGAATATTTTTTTTAGCAGATTTTATGGCCTCTTGTCCATTTGTAGCTGTAAAGATTTGATATCCTTCATTTTTTAAGTTGTAACCAACAATTTCTAGAATATCTGGCTCATCATCTACCAGTAAAATTTTAAAATCACTTTTGTTCATATAACTAGTTAATGTACTATTCAATATCAAAAATAGTAATAATTATATTAGCAATACGATTCCTTAACAATCATTTAATGTCATTACTGTCAGTTAACGTTAATGTAACATAAGAATAATTAATTATTTAAAATTTAGTGTTTTACTATATTCTTTAAGTTAACGATAATTTAATCTGTTTTAAATACTATTTTATTTAATTATTTATATTTTTACATACATTATTTTTAAAATAACTACCACATGAAAAAAAATTACATTTTTACATTTATGCTTACACTTTGTTTAATAGGAGTTTCTTTTGGACAAGAAATGTTGTTAAACGGAGATTTTGAAACCTGGGATGATGACGCTACACCAACAAGTTGGACGAAAGCAGAGGCTGTAACAAAATCTACAGAGGCACATTCTGGCTCTTTTTCTGCTTTTAGAAATGGAGGTTCTGGCACAAAAGATTTATCTCAAACAATTACAGGTATTGTTCCTGGTGAGAGCTACACAATTAGTTTTTGGTATAAAGTTACTGACGGAGATGATAAAGATGCTAGAATTTGGTGTACTTGGAAAAACGGAAGTGCAACTATTTATCATGTAGGAGATGGAAATGATCGCTCAAGTGATCCTTTAAGAGGTCCACAAGATGGATATTTAGATAATAATGGTGGTGTTTGGACTAAATACGAAGTTACTGTTACTGCTCCTGCAGCTGTAGATGCTTTTTATTTTGAGGTAAGGTCTTATTCTAACTCATTAACTTATTTTGATGATTTATCATTTGTAAAAAATGCAACGGCTTCTTTAAAAAAGAATTCAATAGAAGGTTTTGCAACGTATCCAAACCCAATTACAGCTAAAAAAATCACAATATCTAGTAATAGTTCAGATGTTAAAGAAGTATCTATTTTTAATGTTATTGGTAAAAGAGTGTTTTCTACTTCTTTTTCTGGTTTAAAGAAAAATTTAGATGTTTCTGCAATTAATTCTGGAATCTATATTTTAACAGTTACAGAAACTGGTAAAACGGCTACTAAAAAATTAGTGATTAGATAATTTCTAAACACGTTTTTAATTTATAAAGCTCCGAATTTAATTCGGAGCTTTTTTATTTTCCTTATCTTTAAAAGAAAAAGAAAATAGATTGCTATGAATTTACCTGTAAAATTAAACGATGTCCTTTTTTTAGATATTGAAACCGTACCACAAGAAGAAAGTTGGGATAGGTTATCTAAGGAAACACAAGAATTGTATACTAAGAAAACACAGTACCAACGTAAGGATGAATATAGCGCATCAGAATTTTACGGACGAGCAGGTATTTGGGCAGAGTTTGGTAAAATAATATGTATTTCTGTTGGTTATTTTGTGGATGTAAAAAATAAGAAACAACTCCGTTTAACTTCTTTCTTTGGTGATGACGAACATCAACTTTTAAGTGATTTTAAAGTGTTATTAGATAAACACTTTGCTAAGAAGAGTAATGTTTTGTGTGGGCATAATGGTAAAGAATTCGATTTTCCTTTTATTGCAAGAAGAATGATTGTACATCAAATAGAATTACCTAAAAAGCTAAATTTATTTGGTAAAAAACCGTGGGAAGTTCCACATTTAGATACACTAGAGTTATGGAAATTTGGAGACTATAAACATTATACTTCTTTAAAGCTTTTAACGTCTATTTTAGGAATTCCGTCTCCAAAAGATGATATTG
Encoded here:
- a CDS encoding sensor histidine kinase; its protein translation is MKFKKTYSYALWSAVYLTLLSSTIALVSYFLFTKELGICTIVIAILTLFIISFFIIQYRTEHFIYRRLKKIYEDVSILNVNDLRRDSVTTDIEKLSKRMQRFVEGKRLEIKSLTERDSFRRDFLGNVAHELKTPLFTVQGYILTLIEGAVNDKEIRTKYLERANKGVERLVAVIKDLDMIAKLENDGMKPKKVVFNILELVQNVFDLFEMKAKKRNIILKFDRIYEFPLFVKGDIEKIEQVLINLVVNSIKYGKPNGTTIVTVESYNENKFIVKTIDNGEGIKPQHLSRLFERFYRVDQSRSREQGGSGLGLSIVKHIIEAHDETILLKSTYGEGSEFSFTLEKAK
- a CDS encoding exopolysaccharide biosynthesis polyprenyl glycosylphosphotransferase — translated: MKKRYSYLIKPLQIILDIIIINLITYVIYDIEYFNIYFLSYITSFWLVTSYLFGFYKIYRYTSVLRVFTLLGKQFLIFTLGYFAYFGIFKEGSVVNNQFLILTSILSTITIFKFLFFFLLKKYRSLGNNFRTTVVLGFDDSAKKVIKIFQSKANLGYKYLGFFSDKESKYSNYLGKLNECFKYISENSVDEIYCSLSVLTKEQIKELNKFVIEKGIVLKLIPESNELYSKNQSAEYYDDTLLVLNVNKLPFEFAENFYIKRIFDIFFSLFVCLFVLSWLWPILWVLVKLESKGPLLFKQKREGINGEEFVCYKFRSMKINKLSDKIHATKNDARVTKMGAFLRKTSMDELPQFFNVLVGDMSVVGPRPHLESLSLEYQKDVDDYLKRHIVKPGITGLAQVSGYRGEIKRRTDIKNRVRLDIFYIENWSFFLDIKIILQTILNVFKGEEKAY
- a CDS encoding 3'-5' exonuclease; its protein translation is MNLPVKLNDVLFLDIETVPQEESWDRLSKETQELYTKKTQYQRKDEYSASEFYGRAGIWAEFGKIICISVGYFVDVKNKKQLRLTSFFGDDEHQLLSDFKVLLDKHFAKKSNVLCGHNGKEFDFPFIARRMIVHQIELPKKLNLFGKKPWEVPHLDTLELWKFGDYKHYTSLKLLTSILGIPSPKDDIDGSEVADVYYKEKNIQRIVDYCEKDTIAVAQILLRFNNQELIKTEDIVSV
- a CDS encoding glycosyltransferase family protein gives rise to the protein MNATQNKIIVAPLNWGLGHATRCVPIINALLENNFTPIIASDGNAFNFLRKEFPNLEYIEIPAYNISYHRNLKLGFIFQLPRIISVVRKEHQIINNFILKNKEVVGLISDNRFGVRSNLIPSVYITHQVNVLSGSTTFLTGYFHQKIIKKFDECWIPDTTNSTFSGKLSSTQKNLNTKFIGVLSRFKKQELPKNIAILVIISGPEPNRTLLENKLTSAFKNDARDVVFVLGKVEAVQKKWISGNITFYNYVLSEELQNLINSCEVVICRSGYSSIMDLAVLDKKVFFIPTKNQDEQEYLAEFLEAKKIAPFAKTEDFSKEEILKTANYKGLKTNETRLDSSLFSLFERKRKL
- a CDS encoding T9SS type A sorting domain-containing protein; this translates as MKKNYIFTFMLTLCLIGVSFGQEMLLNGDFETWDDDATPTSWTKAEAVTKSTEAHSGSFSAFRNGGSGTKDLSQTITGIVPGESYTISFWYKVTDGDDKDARIWCTWKNGSATIYHVGDGNDRSSDPLRGPQDGYLDNNGGVWTKYEVTVTAPAAVDAFYFEVRSYSNSLTYFDDLSFVKNATASLKKNSIEGFATYPNPITAKKITISSNSSDVKEVSIFNVIGKRVFSTSFSGLKKNLDVSAINSGIYILTVTETGKTATKKLVIR
- a CDS encoding response regulator transcription factor is translated as MNKSDFKILLVDDEPDILEIVGYNLKNEGYQIFTATNGQEAIKSAKKNIPHLILLDIMMPEMDGIEACEKIRKIKTLENVIISFLTARGEDYSQVAGFEAGADDYITKPIKPKVLVSKVKSLLRRLKTEKDSEETFKIGDIVIDRDEYVVYKAGKRISLPRKEFELFSLLTSKPGKVFKREVILDTVWGNEVVVGGRTIDVHIRKLREKIGDDHFKTVKGVGYKFVLEGAEH
- a CDS encoding glycosyltransferase family 2 protein — translated: MTENVTLTATIVLYNENLSLLKKTIDSFLKINLDKKLFLIDNSPSNTLQKHFISPEIEYVFVGKNIGFGSAHNLVLDKVNSQFHLVLNPDIEFDSLIIPILISKLEEEKEVAFITPKVIYSNKEKQYVCRKHPTFFDLINRKLKISKNQILINEYRNKDLSKPFYPEFIHGCFMLFKTADFKNLKGFDERYFLYMEDADICRKIDDSGKKKLYYPNIEIIHQHQKGSSKNIKLFFYHLASAIKYFTKWGF
- the purD gene encoding phosphoribosylamine--glycine ligase, with the protein product MNVLILGSGGREHAFAIKLLESKKINQLFVAPGNAGTDKIATNVNISVTDFEAVKKITLENDIKMVVVGPEVPLVAGVHDFFLADEELKNIPVIGPKKDGALLEGSKDFSKQFMQKHGVPTARYQSFTKKNLTDGFAFLETLEPPYVLKADGLAAGKGVLILNSLEEAKTELEEMVSNQKFGDASTTVVIEEFLKGIELSVFVLTDGKSYKILPSAKDYKRIGEGDAGLNTGGMGAISPVPFADKAFLDKVEELVVKPTIAGLQKDGIDYRGFIFIGLMNDNGNPSVVEYNVRMGDPETEVVLPRINSDLFDLFEGVAHQNLNEKSFSVTNQTATTVMLVAGGYPEAYEKNKEITGFDTVEESFVFHAGTTIKDNKVVTNGGRVMAVTSFGDTIEEALEKSYRSIDKIHFDKMNYRKDIGFDLV